The following are encoded together in the Rana temporaria chromosome 12, aRanTem1.1, whole genome shotgun sequence genome:
- the LOC120918624 gene encoding MRG/MORF4L-binding protein, which translates to MPPLGVSGAAISGIQGSAVFPAVAAAMGETETGGETAVERPGPPPEEPVLWSPEVEVCLFHAMLGHKPVGVNRHFHMICIRDKFSQNIGRQISSKVIWDHLRTMYDMQALHESEILPFPNSEKNFILPEEIIQEVKEGKVTTEDDGKEEGKEDVDVNSVSDEGKSAEKPSVKEKERTLSESGSKEAGDKRKRNRQTEKVLNASSNPSSPNANKRRRT; encoded by the exons ATGCCGCCGCTAGGTGTCTCCGGTGCAGCGATAAGTGGTATTCAGGGCTCCGCTGTGTTCCCGGCGGTAGCGGCGGCGATGGGAGAGACGGAGACCGGGGGGGAAACAGCGGTGGAGAGGCCGGGACCTCCACCAGAGGAGCCGGTGCTGTGGAGCCCCGAGGTGGAAGTCTGCCTCTTCCATGCTATGCTCGGCCATAAGCCCGTAG GAGTGAACCGACACTTCCACATGATCTGCATCCGGGACAAGTTCAGCCAGAATATCGGGCGTCAGATTTCATCCAAAGTCATCTGGGATCATCTCCGCACCATGTATGATATGCAGGCTTTG CACGAATCGGAGATCCTCCCGTTCCCAAACTCTGAGAAGAACTTTATACTTCCTGAAGAGATCATCCAGGAGGTGAAGGAAG GTAAAGTAACCACAGAGGATGACGGAAAAGAAGAAGGCAAGGAAGATGTAGATGTCAATTCCGTCTCCGATGAAG GAAAAAGTGCAGAAAAACCAAGCGTCAAGGAGAAGGAAAGAACTCTGTCCGAATCGGGCTCCAAAGAGGCAGGTGACAAGAGGAAGAGGAACCGTCAGACAGAGAAAGTTCTCAATGCCAGCAGTAATCCTTCTAGTCCTAATGCCAACAAGAGGCGGCGCACGTAG